In the genome of Calliopsis andreniformis isolate RMS-2024a chromosome 10, iyCalAndr_principal, whole genome shotgun sequence, one region contains:
- the Bbs5 gene encoding Bardet-Biedl syndrome 5 protein isoform X1 — MWQDNEVRFDISSTQIQLRLGEFAVDKLDLIEDTKGNAGDNGRMIVTNLRIIWYSMLLPRINISLGYNTFLIIDSKIIHNLQGRHTQALHILASYRNCRYEFIFTNQDTKSTRHFTSVIGIYRSYLSSKIYREIKLRSGIIHDKQLILLPQEIIHSTSQDIWNLSLEQGNIGTFIATNIRLVWFADMNYHFNVSVPYLVIASITIKNSKFGPSLVIVSTESNGGYVLGFRVTPLQKLHVLYKEILTFFQTFEKNPMFGVDYTFEHEASLQQDVNVEQYSEIQENSVEISDAFGYYFIEGLNQRKPSFSNYLGLATEKPRENTTLHSVWDLMPPN; from the exons atgTGGCAAGATAATGAAGTTCGGTTCGACATTTCTTCTAC AcaaatacaattacgattaggaGAATTTGCTGTTGATAAGCTTGATTTAATAGAAGACACAAAAGGGAATGCAGGTGATAATGGTAGAATGATAGTAACAAATCTCAGGATAAtatggtattctatgcttcttccTCGAATTAATATCA GTTTAGGCTACAACACTTTTCTAATAATAGATTCCAAAATTATACACAAT TTGCAAGGAAGACATACACAAGCCCTACATATTTTAGCTTCTTATAGAAACTGTAGATATGAATTTATATTTACAAATCAGGATACAAAAAGTACAAGACATTTTACGTCTGTTATTGGTATATACAG ATCTTATCTTTCATCAAAAATTTATCGAGAAATTAAATTAAGGAGTGGAATAATTCATGATAAGCAATTAATTTTATTACCGCAAGAAATAATTCATTCAACTTCACAAGACATTTGGAATTTATCATTGGAGCAG gGAAATATTGGAACTTTTATTGCAACAAATATACGCTTAGTATGGTTTGCTGATATGAATTATCATTTCAATGTATCAGTGCCCTACCTTGTGATAGCAAGT ATTactataaaaaattcaaaatttggtcCATCTTTAGTTATTGTAAGTACAGAATCAAATGGAGGTTACGTGTTAGGATTTAGAGTTACTCCTCTTCAAAAACTTCATGTTCTTTATAAAGAAATTTTAACATTCTTTCAAACATTTGAAAAAAATCCAATGTTTGGTGTAGATTACACATTTGAACATGAG GCATCATTGCAACAAGATGTAAATGTAGAACAATATTCTGAAATTCAAGAGAATTCTGTTGAAATTTCAGATGCGTTCGGTTATTATTTTATTGAAGGATTAAATCAAAGAAAGCCTAGCTTTTCAAATTATTTAGGTCTTGCTACAGAGAAACCTAGAGAAAACACCACTTTGCACAGCGTCTGGGATCTTATGCCTCCCAATTGA
- the Bbs5 gene encoding Bardet-Biedl syndrome 5 protein isoform X2: MKQIQLRLGEFAVDKLDLIEDTKGNAGDNGRMIVTNLRIIWYSMLLPRINISLGYNTFLIIDSKIIHNLQGRHTQALHILASYRNCRYEFIFTNQDTKSTRHFTSVIGIYRSYLSSKIYREIKLRSGIIHDKQLILLPQEIIHSTSQDIWNLSLEQGNIGTFIATNIRLVWFADMNYHFNVSVPYLVIASITIKNSKFGPSLVIVSTESNGGYVLGFRVTPLQKLHVLYKEILTFFQTFEKNPMFGVDYTFEHEASLQQDVNVEQYSEIQENSVEISDAFGYYFIEGLNQRKPSFSNYLGLATEKPRENTTLHSVWDLMPPN, encoded by the exons ATGAA AcaaatacaattacgattaggaGAATTTGCTGTTGATAAGCTTGATTTAATAGAAGACACAAAAGGGAATGCAGGTGATAATGGTAGAATGATAGTAACAAATCTCAGGATAAtatggtattctatgcttcttccTCGAATTAATATCA GTTTAGGCTACAACACTTTTCTAATAATAGATTCCAAAATTATACACAAT TTGCAAGGAAGACATACACAAGCCCTACATATTTTAGCTTCTTATAGAAACTGTAGATATGAATTTATATTTACAAATCAGGATACAAAAAGTACAAGACATTTTACGTCTGTTATTGGTATATACAG ATCTTATCTTTCATCAAAAATTTATCGAGAAATTAAATTAAGGAGTGGAATAATTCATGATAAGCAATTAATTTTATTACCGCAAGAAATAATTCATTCAACTTCACAAGACATTTGGAATTTATCATTGGAGCAG gGAAATATTGGAACTTTTATTGCAACAAATATACGCTTAGTATGGTTTGCTGATATGAATTATCATTTCAATGTATCAGTGCCCTACCTTGTGATAGCAAGT ATTactataaaaaattcaaaatttggtcCATCTTTAGTTATTGTAAGTACAGAATCAAATGGAGGTTACGTGTTAGGATTTAGAGTTACTCCTCTTCAAAAACTTCATGTTCTTTATAAAGAAATTTTAACATTCTTTCAAACATTTGAAAAAAATCCAATGTTTGGTGTAGATTACACATTTGAACATGAG GCATCATTGCAACAAGATGTAAATGTAGAACAATATTCTGAAATTCAAGAGAATTCTGTTGAAATTTCAGATGCGTTCGGTTATTATTTTATTGAAGGATTAAATCAAAGAAAGCCTAGCTTTTCAAATTATTTAGGTCTTGCTACAGAGAAACCTAGAGAAAACACCACTTTGCACAGCGTCTGGGATCTTATGCCTCCCAATTGA
- the Lrr47 gene encoding leucine-rich repeat 47 isoform X3: MKLHCNVEVNNRQYLPNITRSTSKRSILAIGKQTVKNNDLYILWQTLQNKQGTKYKIENNISQIFTKFIDEGKATIRFIEPPYDLIIKADIIQLKSFMHILKLVISKKVDPSVLAISNLNSKSISSMSKIKITVNKPSEYPTLEGFPKMTEELYLSGLNRKSFDRQILKLQSLRILNLSDNQITSLPKELGLLQHLQELHLSQNRLDKAIKWTWLDQIAIQSNLKLLDISNNLLSNVPEQIGKLHALVNLKISKNSLSYLPQSIGKLTNLKYLDVSKNNLVSMPGSMGSLHLILLDVSENQFQSIDSYNMHNIDIPTLVEYAARSFLKTSIASIQVNCSGNKAVLY, translated from the exons ATGAAACTACATTGTAATGTTGAAGTCAATAACAGACAATATTTACCAAATATAACACGAAGCACATCAAAACGTTCCATTTTAGCAATTGGGAAACAAACAGTAAAAAATAATGATTTATACATTCTTTGGCAGACTTTGCAAAATAAACAAGGTACAAAATATAAG ATTGAAAACAATATTAGTCAAATATTTACTAAATTTATTGATGAAGGAAAGGCTACAATTCGGTTTATTGAACCACCTTACGATTTAATTATCAAAGCAGATATAATTCAGTTAAAAAGTTTTATGCACATCTTGAAATTAGTAATATCTAAGAAAGTAGATCCATCAGTTCTTgctatttcaaatttaaattcaaaaagcATAAGTTCTAtgtcaaaaattaaaattacggTTAATAAACCTTCGGAATATCCAACTTTAGAAGGTTTCCCAAAAATGACTGAAGAACTGTATTTGTCAGGATTAAACAGGAAATCATTTGACAGACAAATTTTGAAACTCCAAAGTCTGAGAATATTAAACTTATCTGACAATCAAATTACATCACTACCAAAAGAATTAGGTCTTTTACAGCACCTACAAGAACTTCATTTATCGCAAAACCGTCTTGACAAAGCTATAAAATGGACCTGGTTAGATCAAATTGCAATACAatctaatttgaaattattagaTATAAGTAACAACTTG TTATCAAATGTACCAGAACAAATTGGAAAACTTCATGCCCTTGTCAACCTGAAGATTAGCAAAAATAGTTTATCATATTTACCTCAAAGTATTGGAAAGTTAACTAATTTGAAATACTTGGATGTATCTAAAAATAATTTAGTTTCTATGCCTGGTAGCATGGGAAGCTTACATCTTATTTTACTGGATGTCTCAGAAAATCAATTTCAAAGTATAGATTCTTATAACATGCATAACATAGATATACCTACTTTAGTTGAATATGCAGCTAGATCATTTCTGAAAACAAG
- the Bbs5 gene encoding Bardet-Biedl syndrome 5 protein isoform X3 has translation MIVTNLRIIWYSMLLPRINISLGYNTFLIIDSKIIHNLQGRHTQALHILASYRNCRYEFIFTNQDTKSTRHFTSVIGIYRSYLSSKIYREIKLRSGIIHDKQLILLPQEIIHSTSQDIWNLSLEQGNIGTFIATNIRLVWFADMNYHFNVSVPYLVIASITIKNSKFGPSLVIVSTESNGGYVLGFRVTPLQKLHVLYKEILTFFQTFEKNPMFGVDYTFEHEASLQQDVNVEQYSEIQENSVEISDAFGYYFIEGLNQRKPSFSNYLGLATEKPRENTTLHSVWDLMPPN, from the exons ATGATAGTAACAAATCTCAGGATAAtatggtattctatgcttcttccTCGAATTAATATCA GTTTAGGCTACAACACTTTTCTAATAATAGATTCCAAAATTATACACAAT TTGCAAGGAAGACATACACAAGCCCTACATATTTTAGCTTCTTATAGAAACTGTAGATATGAATTTATATTTACAAATCAGGATACAAAAAGTACAAGACATTTTACGTCTGTTATTGGTATATACAG ATCTTATCTTTCATCAAAAATTTATCGAGAAATTAAATTAAGGAGTGGAATAATTCATGATAAGCAATTAATTTTATTACCGCAAGAAATAATTCATTCAACTTCACAAGACATTTGGAATTTATCATTGGAGCAG gGAAATATTGGAACTTTTATTGCAACAAATATACGCTTAGTATGGTTTGCTGATATGAATTATCATTTCAATGTATCAGTGCCCTACCTTGTGATAGCAAGT ATTactataaaaaattcaaaatttggtcCATCTTTAGTTATTGTAAGTACAGAATCAAATGGAGGTTACGTGTTAGGATTTAGAGTTACTCCTCTTCAAAAACTTCATGTTCTTTATAAAGAAATTTTAACATTCTTTCAAACATTTGAAAAAAATCCAATGTTTGGTGTAGATTACACATTTGAACATGAG GCATCATTGCAACAAGATGTAAATGTAGAACAATATTCTGAAATTCAAGAGAATTCTGTTGAAATTTCAGATGCGTTCGGTTATTATTTTATTGAAGGATTAAATCAAAGAAAGCCTAGCTTTTCAAATTATTTAGGTCTTGCTACAGAGAAACCTAGAGAAAACACCACTTTGCACAGCGTCTGGGATCTTATGCCTCCCAATTGA